A stretch of the Alnus glutinosa chromosome 6, dhAlnGlut1.1, whole genome shotgun sequence genome encodes the following:
- the LOC133871584 gene encoding uncharacterized protein LOC133871584, whose product MGACFSCRSSPPAAKSIRLVHFNGYVEDFEHPVSVSQATGKPPKHFVCTPAQLLCAGSEPLNPDTQLEPGKIYFLLPFSVLQPDVSPLDLVSVVRKLTAVAKASRREAKSPLWSQNGSSPGFSSPGASPSRFMEPEGKMMMAYGAQRSARARPWRPILDTIGERSFNRRSESDLQEKAIE is encoded by the coding sequence ATGGGTGCTTGTTTTTCATGCAGATCATCACCACCAGCAGCAAAGAGCATAAGATTGGTTCACTTCAATGGCTACGTGGAGGACTTTGAACATCCTGTTTCAGTCAGCCAAGCCACCGGCAAGCCCCCAAAGCACTTTGTGTGCACCCCGGCTCAGCTTCTCTGCGCCGGGTCCGAGCCCCTGAACCCTGACACCCAGCTCGAACCGGGCAAAATCTATTTCTTGCTGCCATTCTCAGTACTACAACCTGATGTTTCTCCATTGGACTTGGTCTCCGTCGTGAGGAAGCTAACCGCAGTAGCAAAAGCTAGCCGGCGTGAGGCCAAATCTCCTTTGTGGAGTCAAAACGGATCGAGCCCAGGATTCAGTTCGCCGGGTGCAAGTCCTAGCCGGTTTATGGAGCCGGAGGGGAAGATGATGATGGCATACGGTGCACAGAGGTCAGCTAGAGCTCGGCCGTGGAGGCCGATATTGGACACCATTGGAGAGAGGTCGTTCAATCGTAGAAGCGAATCAGATTTGCAAGAAAAAGCAATTGAGTAG